In the genome of Pseudomonas fluorescens, the window TCGCCGTGCTGGCCGATGAAGGCAAAAGCGCCGATGCACGAGCGGCGTGTGAAAGTTACTTGTGCAGCCATGAGCCGGTGGCTCAAGTCTTTTATTGGTTGGGACTGCTCAGCGATGTGGCCGGCAATACCCTTGAAGCCCAGGGTTTTTACCGCAAGGCGTTGTACCTCGAACCGCAGCATCCTGAGGCGTTGATGCACCTGGCCGGGTTGCTGCAGGCCCAGGGCGACGCGATGGGAGCCAGACGATTGCAGGAACGTGCCGCCCGCAGCGCACGCGCCGCCGACAGTGAGCGTAAACGATGATCGCCGCCGACACCTTTAGCGTCACCCGGGATGCCCAGGCCATCGACGATTGCTGGAACCGCATCGGTATCCACGGCGACAAGTCCTGCCCGCTGCTCAGCGAACATATTCATTGCCGCAATTGTACGGTGTATTCCGCGGCCGCCACACGCTTGCTCGATCGCTATGCATTGCAGCAGGAAGATCGCGGGCCAGCGTCCGTCGCGGTCGAGAGCGAGGTGAAAACCCGCTCGCTGTTGATGTTCCGTTTGGGGGAGGAGTGGCTGGGGCTCGCGACCCGTAGTCTGGTAGAGGTAGCGCCGCTGCAAGCGATTCACTCTTTGCCGCATCAACGCTCCCGGGCCTTGCTCGGTGTGGCGAATGTGCGCGGTGCGTTGGTCGCCTGCCTGTCGCTGGTGGAGCTGCTCGGCCTCGACGGCACCAGCAACGTGGCACCCGGCGCGCGGGTCATGCCACGCATGTTGATCATCGCCGCCGATGGCGGGCCGGTGGTGGTGCCGGTGGACGAGGTCGACGGGATTCATGCCATCGATGAGCGCATCCTCGATGCCGCGTCGCGCTCGGGTGCTCAGGTCAGCGCCAAATACACCCGTGGCGTGTTGCAATTCAAAGGTCGCAGCCTGCGTTGGCTGGATGAAGAACAGCTGCTGTCCGCCGTGTCCCGGAGCCTCACATGACCCCCGAGCAAATGCGCGACGCCTCTTTGCTGGAGCTGTTCAGCCTGGAGGCCGAAGCCCAGACCCAGGTCTTGAGCGCCGGCCTGCTGGCGCTTGAGCGCGATCCGACCCAGGCCGATCAACTTGAATCGTGCATGCGTGCGGCGCACTCGCTCAAGGGGGCGGCGCGGATCGTTGGCGTCGATGCCGGGGTCAGCGTTGCCCATGTGATGGAAGATTGCCTGGTCAGTGCCCAGGAAGGCCGCCTGTTGCTGCGCCCCGAGCACATCGATGCGTTGCTGCAAGGCACTGATTTGCTGATGCGCATCGCCACGCCGAACAGCACGCCGGGGGCCGCGGACATCGACGCCTATGTGGTATTGATGGCGGGGTTGCTAGACCCGGCGGCGTTCCTGATTGCGGCTGCTGCACCGGTGATGGCCGAGCTACAACTCGAGGCACCCGTGCCCAAGGTCGAGCCGCCGGTGCCTGCCATCGAACCGCCACCGGCACCAGCCCCGAGCAAGACCAAACGCACCACCGAAAACGGCGAACGTGTGCTGCGTGTCACCGCCGAGCGGCTGAACAGCCTGCTCGATCTGTCGAGCAAATCCCTGGTGGAAACCCTGCGGCTCAAACCGCACCTTGCGACCATGCAGCGACTCAAACGCATGCAGAGCAACAGCCTGCGCGCACTGGAGAATCTCAATGTGCATCTCAAGGATCACGCCTTGAGCCTGGAAGCTCAGGAGACCCTTGAGGATGCGCGGCGATTGCTCGCGCAATCCCAGCAACTGCTCATGGAAAAGAACGCCGAACTCGATGAGTTCGCCTGGCATGCCAGCCAGCGGGCACAGGTGTTGTACGACACGGCGCTGGCCTGTCGCATGCGGCCGTTTGCCGATGTGCTGACCGGGCAGGTGCGGATGGTCCGGGATCTGGGGCGCGATCTGGGCAAACAGGTGCGGCTGGAAATTGAAGGCGAAAAAACCCAGGTCGATCGCGACGTACTGGAAAAGCTCGAAGCACCGCTGACTCACCTGTTACGCAATGCGGTCGACCACGGCATCGAAACCCCGGAACAACGCCTGCTGGCCGGCAAGCCGGCTGAAGGTTTGATTCGCCTGCGCGCTTCTCATCAGGCCGGTTTGCTGGTGCTCGAATTGAGCGATGACGGCAACGGCGTGGATCTGGAAAAGCTCCGCCGAAGCATCGTTGAACGAAGTTTGTCGCCCGCGCAAACCGCTGCTCAGTTGAGTGAAGAGGAGTTGCTGACGTTCCTGTTCCTGCCCGGTTTCAGTCTGCGCGACACGGTCACCGAGGTGTCCGGTCGCGGCGTCGGCCTGGATGCAGTGCAGCACATGGTCCGGCAGTTGCGCGGCGCGGTGGTGCTGGAGCAGGCGGCAGGCGAGGGCAGTCGTTTCCACCTTGAGGTACCGCTGACCCTGTCGGTGGTGCGCAGCCTCGTGGTGGACGTCGGCGACGAAGCCTATGCCTTCCCGTTGGCCCATATCGAGCGCATGTGCGACCTGGAGCCGGCGGATATCGTGCAGGTCGAAGGCCGCCAGCATTTCTGGCACGAAGGCCGGCATGTCGGCCTGGTGGCAGCCAGTCAGTTGCTGCAACGTCCGGCCAGCCAGAACAGCGGGCAAACCCTGAAAGTCGTGGTGATTCGCGAGCGCGATGCCATCTACGGGGTGGCGGTGGAACGGTTTATAGGTGAGCGGACATTGGTGGTGCTGCCGCTGGATGAGCGTCTGGGCAAGGTGCAGGACATTTCCGCCGGGGCCCTGCTCGACGACGGCTCGGTGGTGCTGATCGTCGATGTCGAAGACATGCTGCGTTCAGTGGAGAAGCTGCTCAACACAGGTCGCCTGGAGCGCATTGCCCGTCACAGCAATCAGGTGGTCGAGGCGGCCCGCAAACGCATTCTGGTGGTGGATGATTCTCTGACCGTGCGAGAGTTGCAGCGCAAGCTGTTGCTCAATCGCGGCTACGACGTGGCGGTTGCGGTGGACGGCATGGACGGCTGGAACGCGCTGCGTTCGGAGGATTTCGACCTGCTGATCACCGACATTGATATGCCGCGCATGGATGGCATCGAACTGGTCACGCTGCTGCGTCGGGATAATCGCCTGCAATCGCTGCCGGTGATGGTGGTGTCCTACAAGGATCGTGAAGAGGACCGGCGCCGTGGACTGGATGCCGGGGCCGACTATTATCTAGCCAAGGCCAGTTTCCATGACGACGCCTTGCTCGATGCAGTGGTCGAGCTCATCGGAGGAGCACGAGCATGAGGATCGCAATCGTCAATGACATGCCCATGGCGGTGGAGGCCCTGCGCCGCGCCTTGGCATTCGAGCCGGCCCACGAGGTGGTCTGGGTCGCCGGCAATGGTGCCGAGGCGGTGCGCCAGTGCGCGCTGGACACGCCGGACCTGATTCTGATGGACCTGATCATGCCGGTGATGGACGGCGTCGAGGCCACGCGGCGGATCATGGCCGAGACCCCCTGTGCCATCGTCATCGTCACCGTGGATCGCCAGCAGAACGTGCACCGGGTGTTCGAGGCCATGGGTCACGGTGCGCTGGACGTGGTCGACACCCCGGCCCTCGGCGCCGGCAATGCCCAGGAAGCGGCCGCGCCGTTGTTGCGCAAGATCCTGAATATCGTCTGGCTGATCGGCGACAAGGGCAACCGCCCGCGCCCGGCGCCGGTACCGTTGCGCAGTTCGGGCTCTCGTCAGAGCCTGATCGCCATTGGCTCATCCGCCGGTGGGCCCGCAGCGCTGGAAGTCTTGCTCAAGGGACTGCCGCGTGATTTCTCTCCGGCCATCGTGCTGGTGCAGCACGTTGACCAGGTGTTTGCCGCCGGCATGGCCGAGTGGCTCGGCAGCGCCAGCGGCCTCGACGTGCGGCTGGCCCAGGAAGGCGAACCGCCGCAAAGCGGCGCGGTGTTGCTGGCCGGCACCAATCATCATATTCGCTTGCTGAAAAACGGCACGCTGGCCTACACCGCCGAACCGGTCAACGAGATCTACCGGCCCTCCATCGATGTGTTCTTCGAGAGCGTGGCCAGTTACTGGAGCGGTGACGCCGTGGGGGTTTTGCTCACCGGCATGGGACGTGATGGCGCCCAGGGGCTTAAACTCATGCGCGAACAGGGCTACCTGACCATCGCACAAGACCAAAGCAGCAGTGCGGTGTACGGCATGCCGAAGGCGGCCGCGGCCATCAATGCTGCCGTGGAGATTCGCCCGCTGGACAAGATAGCACCACGATTGCTGGAGATTTTCGCCAAATGAGCACCTTTTCCCTCATTCCTGGCTCAGGTAGTACTCAGGTGACCGCACATGACTGAATTACAGCTCGACGACTTCAAGACCGACGAAAACGCCGCCATGGTGTTGCTGGTGGACGATCAGGCCATGATCGGCGAAGCCGTGCGCCGCGGCCTGTCGAACGAAGAGAATATCGATTTCCACTTCTGCGCCGACCCGCACCAGGCCATCGCCCACGCGGTGCGCATCAAGCCGACGGTGATCCTGCAGGATCTGGTGATGCCCGGTCTTGATGGCCTGAGCCTGGTGCGTGAATACCGCAATCACCCGGCGACCAAGGACATTCCGATCATTGTCCTGTCGACCAAGGAAGACCCGCTGATCAAGAGCGCGGCCTTTGCGGCCGGGGCCAACGATTATCTGGTCAAGCTGCCGGACAACATCGAACTGGTCGCGCGCATCCGCTATCACTCGCGCTCCTACATGACCCTGCTGCAACGGGACGCAGCGTACCGTGCGTTGCGGGTCAGCCAGCAGCAACTGCTCGACACCAACCTGGTGCTGCAACGCCTGATGAACTCCGATGGCCTGACGGGGTTGTCGAACCGCCGGCACTTCGATGAATACATGGAGCTGGAGTGGCGCCGTTCGCTGCGTGAGCAGAACCAGTTGTCGTTGTTGATGATCGACGTGGATTACTTCAAGACCTACAACGACACCTTCGGCCACCTTGAAGGTGATGAAGCCCTGCGCAAGGTCGCCGCGGCGATCAAGGATGCCAGCGCCCGGCCCTCGGACCTGCCGGCCCGCTACGGCGGCGAAGAGTTTGCCCTGGTACTGCCCAATACCTCCCAGGGCGGCGCGCGGCTGGTGGCGGAAAAGCTGCGCATGACCGTGGAAGCCCTGAAGGTCCCGCACATTTCACCGAGCGAAGGGTCGAGCCTGACCATCAGTATCGGCCTGTCGACCATGACGCCGACAGCGGGCAGCAATTGCCGCGAATTGATCTCGGCGGCGGACAAGGGGCTGTATTCGGCGAAGAACAATGGGCGTAATCAGGTGGGGATCGGGTAAGCGCATCGAAACCTGTAGGAGCGAGCTCGCTCGCGATGGTCGTGAACGATAACGCGTAGAGCCAGATGCCCAGCGGTGCTTTTGGCTTTTTCGCGAGCAAGCTCGCTCCTACAGTCCCTTTTCAGCCAAGCGGACTGCCGTTTCAAGCCGTTTCCCGGTATACTCGCCGGCTTTCAAAAGTTCGCCAACGAGTGCTGCCCGTCATGGAAATCAACCCGATCCTGAACACCATCAAGGACCTGTCCGAGCGCTCCGAAACTATTCGGGGGTATCTTTGACTACGATCAAAAGCATGAGCGTCTGACCGAAGTCAATCGCGAGCTTGAAGATCCGAGTGTCTGGAACAAACCTGAATACGCCCAGGAACTGGGCCGCGAGCGCGCTGCGCTGGCGCAGATCGTCGATACCCTGGACGAATTGAACGCCGGTCTGGCCGATTGCCGCGACCTGCTGGACATGGCCGTCGAAGAAAACGACGAAGGCGCAGTGAGCGATGTCGTCGCCGAGCTGGCCCGTCTCGAGGAAAATCTGGCGAAGCTGGAATTCCGACGCATGTTCAGCCATGAAATGGACCCGAACAACGCCTATCTGGACATCCAGGCCGGTTCCGGCGGCACCGAAGCCCAGGACTGGGCC includes:
- a CDS encoding chemotaxis response regulator protein-glutamate methylesterase: MRIAIVNDMPMAVEALRRALAFEPAHEVVWVAGNGAEAVRQCALDTPDLILMDLIMPVMDGVEATRRIMAETPCAIVIVTVDRQQNVHRVFEAMGHGALDVVDTPALGAGNAQEAAAPLLRKILNIVWLIGDKGNRPRPAPVPLRSSGSRQSLIAIGSSAGGPAALEVLLKGLPRDFSPAIVLVQHVDQVFAAGMAEWLGSASGLDVRLAQEGEPPQSGAVLLAGTNHHIRLLKNGTLAYTAEPVNEIYRPSIDVFFESVASYWSGDAVGVLLTGMGRDGAQGLKLMREQGYLTIAQDQSSSAVYGMPKAAAAINAAVEIRPLDKIAPRLLEIFAK
- a CDS encoding hybrid sensor histidine kinase/response regulator, with the protein product MTPEQMRDASLLELFSLEAEAQTQVLSAGLLALERDPTQADQLESCMRAAHSLKGAARIVGVDAGVSVAHVMEDCLVSAQEGRLLLRPEHIDALLQGTDLLMRIATPNSTPGAADIDAYVVLMAGLLDPAAFLIAAAAPVMAELQLEAPVPKVEPPVPAIEPPPAPAPSKTKRTTENGERVLRVTAERLNSLLDLSSKSLVETLRLKPHLATMQRLKRMQSNSLRALENLNVHLKDHALSLEAQETLEDARRLLAQSQQLLMEKNAELDEFAWHASQRAQVLYDTALACRMRPFADVLTGQVRMVRDLGRDLGKQVRLEIEGEKTQVDRDVLEKLEAPLTHLLRNAVDHGIETPEQRLLAGKPAEGLIRLRASHQAGLLVLELSDDGNGVDLEKLRRSIVERSLSPAQTAAQLSEEELLTFLFLPGFSLRDTVTEVSGRGVGLDAVQHMVRQLRGAVVLEQAAGEGSRFHLEVPLTLSVVRSLVVDVGDEAYAFPLAHIERMCDLEPADIVQVEGRQHFWHEGRHVGLVAASQLLQRPASQNSGQTLKVVVIRERDAIYGVAVERFIGERTLVVLPLDERLGKVQDISAGALLDDGSVVLIVDVEDMLRSVEKLLNTGRLERIARHSNQVVEAARKRILVVDDSLTVRELQRKLLLNRGYDVAVAVDGMDGWNALRSEDFDLLITDIDMPRMDGIELVTLLRRDNRLQSLPVMVVSYKDREEDRRRGLDAGADYYLAKASFHDDALLDAVVELIGGARA
- a CDS encoding chemotaxis protein CheW is translated as MIAADTFSVTRDAQAIDDCWNRIGIHGDKSCPLLSEHIHCRNCTVYSAAATRLLDRYALQQEDRGPASVAVESEVKTRSLLMFRLGEEWLGLATRSLVEVAPLQAIHSLPHQRSRALLGVANVRGALVACLSLVELLGLDGTSNVAPGARVMPRMLIIAADGGPVVVPVDEVDGIHAIDERILDAASRSGAQVSAKYTRGVLQFKGRSLRWLDEEQLLSAVSRSLT
- a CDS encoding PleD family two-component system response regulator, with protein sequence MTELQLDDFKTDENAAMVLLVDDQAMIGEAVRRGLSNEENIDFHFCADPHQAIAHAVRIKPTVILQDLVMPGLDGLSLVREYRNHPATKDIPIIVLSTKEDPLIKSAAFAAGANDYLVKLPDNIELVARIRYHSRSYMTLLQRDAAYRALRVSQQQLLDTNLVLQRLMNSDGLTGLSNRRHFDEYMELEWRRSLREQNQLSLLMIDVDYFKTYNDTFGHLEGDEALRKVAAAIKDASARPSDLPARYGGEEFALVLPNTSQGGARLVAEKLRMTVEALKVPHISPSEGSSLTISIGLSTMTPTAGSNCRELISAADKGLYSAKNNGRNQVGIG